One Methanocaldococcus infernus ME DNA segment encodes these proteins:
- a CDS encoding roadblock/LC7 domain-containing protein: MLEKILVEINKTEGVKGSMIVGKDGLLIASQLPSDVDAELVGAMLSAAYGAAEKACEEIKLGKIKQAMIEGEFGKALMIDIGDYILVVLTEDKINLGLIRLIMKKAIDKIKAMI; the protein is encoded by the coding sequence ATGTTAGAGAAAATATTGGTGGAAATTAATAAAACAGAAGGAGTTAAAGGGAGTATGATAGTTGGTAAAGATGGTTTATTAATTGCTTCCCAACTTCCGAGTGATGTTGATGCTGAACTTGTTGGAGCTATGCTCTCTGCTGCCTATGGAGCTGCTGAGAAGGCTTGTGAAGAGATAAAATTAGGAAAGATAAAGCAGGCCATGATAGAAGGAGAGTTTGGTAAGGCTTTAATGATAGATATAGGAGATTATATATTAGTGGTTTTAACAGAGGATAAGATTAACTTAGGTTTAATTAGGTTGATTATGAAGAAAGCTATTGATAAGATTAAAGCAATGATTTAA
- the trpB gene encoding tryptophan synthase subunit beta, whose amino-acid sequence MYKDRYPDENGKFGIYGGKFVPETLMPAIEELEKAFNKFWIKNEGNFREEFYSLLKEYVGRPTPLYYAENLSKELGCKVYLKREDLAHLGAHKINNALGQALLAKKMGKKRVIAETGAGQHGVATAAACAKLGLKCEIYMGAKDVERQKLNVFRMELMGAKVIPVYGGSQTLKDAVNEALRDWTTNVRTTYYLLGSALGPHPYPMMVREFQRVIGKELKEQILKREGRLPNAIVACVGGGSNAIGCFYEFLDDDVELYAVEAGGEGINKRHGASLCAGEVGVLHGSKIYVIEDEYGQIKESYSISAGLDYPGVGPELSFLKDEGRIKPVYVTDEEALEAFQLLCRLEGILPALESSHAIAYAVKLAESLDKDDILVINLSGRGDKDVQTVAKALGREL is encoded by the coding sequence ATGTATAAAGACAGATATCCAGATGAAAATGGGAAATTTGGGATATATGGAGGAAAGTTTGTTCCTGAAACTTTAATGCCAGCTATAGAAGAGCTTGAAAAAGCCTTTAATAAATTTTGGATAAAGAATGAGGGTAACTTTAGAGAAGAATTTTACAGCTTACTTAAGGAATATGTAGGAAGGCCTACTCCTCTATATTATGCTGAAAACCTCTCTAAGGAGCTTGGATGTAAAGTTTATTTAAAGAGGGAAGATTTAGCCCACTTAGGAGCACATAAAATAAACAATGCCTTGGGACAGGCTTTATTAGCTAAGAAGATGGGTAAAAAGAGAGTTATAGCTGAAACTGGAGCTGGACAGCATGGAGTAGCTACAGCTGCAGCCTGTGCAAAACTTGGGCTGAAGTGTGAGATTTACATGGGAGCTAAGGATGTGGAGAGGCAAAAATTGAATGTTTTTAGAATGGAACTGATGGGAGCTAAGGTTATTCCTGTTTATGGTGGCTCTCAAACTTTAAAAGATGCTGTAAATGAAGCTTTAAGGGATTGGACTACAAATGTTAGGACAACCTACTATCTATTAGGCTCAGCTCTTGGGCCACATCCTTATCCTATGATGGTTAGGGAATTTCAGAGAGTTATAGGAAAGGAGCTGAAGGAACAGATATTAAAGAGAGAGGGAAGGCTTCCTAATGCAATAGTTGCCTGTGTTGGTGGAGGTAGTAATGCCATAGGCTGTTTTTATGAATTCTTAGATGATGATGTTGAACTCTATGCTGTTGAAGCTGGAGGAGAGGGAATAAATAAGAGACATGGAGCCTCTCTCTGTGCTGGAGAGGTTGGAGTTTTACATGGCTCTAAGATTTATGTGATAGAAGATGAGTATGGACAAATAAAAGAGAGCTATAGTATCTCTGCAGGTTTAGACTACCCTGGAGTTGGGCCAGAACTTTCTTTCTTAAAGGATGAAGGTAGAATAAAGCCTGTCTATGTTACTGATGAAGAGGCATTAGAAGCTTTCCAATTGTTATGCAGATTAGAGGGAATACTTCCAGCTTTAGAAAGTTCTCATGCCATTGCCTATGCTG